Proteins encoded by one window of Antechinus flavipes isolate AdamAnt ecotype Samford, QLD, Australia chromosome 4, AdamAnt_v2, whole genome shotgun sequence:
- the SRF gene encoding serum response factor isoform X1, which produces MLPSQAGAAAALGRGSALGGGLVRAPTGRPGGGTRGANGGRGPGNGAGLGPGRLEREAAAAAAAAAATGTLYSGSEGDSESGDEEELGSERRGLKRGLSDMELGVVVGGSEAAAAAVAAAAAGAYGPVSGAVSGAKPGKKTRGRVKIKMEFIDNKLRRYTTFSKRKTGIMKKAYELSTLTGTQVLLLVASETGHVYTFATRKLQPMITSETGKALIQTCLNSPDSPPRSDPTTDQRMSATGFEETDLTYQVSESDSSGETKDTLKPSFTVTNLPGTTSTIQTAPSTSTTMQVSSGPSFPITNYLAPVSGSVSPSAVSSANGTVLKSTGSGPVSSGGLMQLPTSFTLMPGSLLLTGGAVAQQVPVQAIQVHQAPQQTSPSSDSSTDLTQTSSGTVTLPATIMTSSVPTTVGGHMMYPSSHAVMYAPTPGLADGSLTVLNAFSQAPSAMQVSHGQVQEQGGVPQVFLTAPSGTVQIPVSAVQLHQMAVIGQQAGSSSNLTELQVVNLDATTHSTKSE; this is translated from the exons ATGTTACCGAGCCAGGCTGGGGCCGCGGCGGCGCTGGGCCGGGGTTCGGCCCTGGGGGGCGGCCTGGTCCGGGCCCCGACGGGGCGGCCGGGCGGCGGGACTCGCGGGGCTAACGGGGGCCGCGGCCCCGGGAATGGCGCGGGGCTGGGGCCCGGCCGCCTGGAgcgggaggcggcggcggcggcggcggcggcagcggccaCGGGGACCCTGTACAGCGGCAGCGAGGGCGACTCCGAGTCCGGCGACGAGGAGGAGCTGGGCTCCGAGCGGCGTGGCCTCAAGCGCGGCCTGAGCGACATGGAACTCGGCGTGGTGGTCGGCGGGTCCGAGGCAGCGGCGGCGGCCGTGGCAGCGGCGGCGGCCGGGGCCTATGGCCCGGTTAGCGGCGCCGTGAGCGGGGCCAAGCCGGGCAAGAAGACCCGTGGCCGCGTGAAGATCAAGATGGAGTTCATCGACAACAAGCTGCGGCGCTACACGACCTTCAGCAAGAGGAAGACGGGCATCATGAAAAAG gCCTATGAGCTCTCTACACTGACAGGAACACAGGTGTTGTTACTTGTGGCCAGTGAAACGGGACATGTATACACCTTTGCTACTCGAAAATTGCAGCCCATGATCACCAGCGAGACTGGCAAGGCATTGATCCAGACTTGCCTTAACTCACCAGACTCGCCACCACGCTCAGACCCCACCACAGACCAGCGAATGAGTGCCACGGGCTTTGAAGAGACAGACCTCACCTACCAGGTGTCTGAGTCTGACAGCAGCGGTGAGACCAAG GACACGCTGAAGCCATCGTTCACAGTCACCAATCTGCCGGGTACAACTTCCACCATCCAGACAGCACCCAGCACCTCTACCACGATGCAAGTCAGCAGCGGCCCTTCCTTCCCAATCACCAACTACCTGGCGCCTGTCTCTGGTAGTGTCAGCCCCAGTGCCGTCAGCAGTGCCAATGGGACTGTGCTGAAGAGTACGGGCAGTGGCCCTGTCTCCTCCGGAGGCCTCATGCAACTGCCTACCAGCTTCACCCTCATGCCTG GGTCTCTCCTTCTGACAGGTGGGGCAGTGGCCCAGCAGGTTCCAGTCCAGGCCATTCAAGTTCACCAGGCCCCTCAGCAGACGTCTCCCTCTAGTGACAGCAGCACAGACCTCACACAAACCTCCAGTGGGACAG TGACACTGCCCGCCACCATTATGACTTCATCAGTACCCACTACAGTGGGTGGTCATATGATGTACCCCAGCTCCCATGCAGTGATGTACGCCCCCACCCCAGGGCTGGCCGACGGCAGCCTCACCGTGCTCAATGCCTTCTCCCAGGCACCTTCCGCCATGCAGGTTTCCCACGGACAGGTCCAGGAGCAAG GTGGAGTCCCCCAGGTGTTCCTGACTGCACCCTCAGGAACTGTGCAAATCCCAGTGTCTGCCGTCCAGCTTCATCAG ATGGCAGTGATTGGGCAgcaggcaggcagcagcagcaatttgacAGAACTACAGGTGGTGAACCTGGATGCAACAACGCACAGCACCAAGAGTGAATGA
- the SRF gene encoding serum response factor isoform X2, translating into MLPSQAGAAAALGRGSALGGGLVRAPTGRPGGGTRGANGGRGPGNGAGLGPGRLEREAAAAAAAAAATGTLYSGSEGDSESGDEEELGSERRGLKRGLSDMELGVVVGGSEAAAAAVAAAAAGAYGPVSGAVSGAKPGKKTRGRVKIKMEFIDNKLRRYTTFSKRKTGIMKKAYELSTLTGTQVLLLVASETGHVYTFATRKLQPMITSETGKALIQTCLNSPDSPPRSDPTTDQRMSATGFEETDLTYQVSESDSSGETKDTLKPSFTVTNLPGTTSTIQTAPSTSTTMQVSSGPSFPITNYLAPVSGSVSPSAVSSANGTVLKSTGSGPVSSGGLMQLPTSFTLMPGGAVAQQVPVQAIQVHQAPQQTSPSSDSSTDLTQTSSGTVTLPATIMTSSVPTTVGGHMMYPSSHAVMYAPTPGLADGSLTVLNAFSQAPSAMQVSHGQVQEQGGVPQVFLTAPSGTVQIPVSAVQLHQMAVIGQQAGSSSNLTELQVVNLDATTHSTKSE; encoded by the exons ATGTTACCGAGCCAGGCTGGGGCCGCGGCGGCGCTGGGCCGGGGTTCGGCCCTGGGGGGCGGCCTGGTCCGGGCCCCGACGGGGCGGCCGGGCGGCGGGACTCGCGGGGCTAACGGGGGCCGCGGCCCCGGGAATGGCGCGGGGCTGGGGCCCGGCCGCCTGGAgcgggaggcggcggcggcggcggcggcggcagcggccaCGGGGACCCTGTACAGCGGCAGCGAGGGCGACTCCGAGTCCGGCGACGAGGAGGAGCTGGGCTCCGAGCGGCGTGGCCTCAAGCGCGGCCTGAGCGACATGGAACTCGGCGTGGTGGTCGGCGGGTCCGAGGCAGCGGCGGCGGCCGTGGCAGCGGCGGCGGCCGGGGCCTATGGCCCGGTTAGCGGCGCCGTGAGCGGGGCCAAGCCGGGCAAGAAGACCCGTGGCCGCGTGAAGATCAAGATGGAGTTCATCGACAACAAGCTGCGGCGCTACACGACCTTCAGCAAGAGGAAGACGGGCATCATGAAAAAG gCCTATGAGCTCTCTACACTGACAGGAACACAGGTGTTGTTACTTGTGGCCAGTGAAACGGGACATGTATACACCTTTGCTACTCGAAAATTGCAGCCCATGATCACCAGCGAGACTGGCAAGGCATTGATCCAGACTTGCCTTAACTCACCAGACTCGCCACCACGCTCAGACCCCACCACAGACCAGCGAATGAGTGCCACGGGCTTTGAAGAGACAGACCTCACCTACCAGGTGTCTGAGTCTGACAGCAGCGGTGAGACCAAG GACACGCTGAAGCCATCGTTCACAGTCACCAATCTGCCGGGTACAACTTCCACCATCCAGACAGCACCCAGCACCTCTACCACGATGCAAGTCAGCAGCGGCCCTTCCTTCCCAATCACCAACTACCTGGCGCCTGTCTCTGGTAGTGTCAGCCCCAGTGCCGTCAGCAGTGCCAATGGGACTGTGCTGAAGAGTACGGGCAGTGGCCCTGTCTCCTCCGGAGGCCTCATGCAACTGCCTACCAGCTTCACCCTCATGCCTG GTGGGGCAGTGGCCCAGCAGGTTCCAGTCCAGGCCATTCAAGTTCACCAGGCCCCTCAGCAGACGTCTCCCTCTAGTGACAGCAGCACAGACCTCACACAAACCTCCAGTGGGACAG TGACACTGCCCGCCACCATTATGACTTCATCAGTACCCACTACAGTGGGTGGTCATATGATGTACCCCAGCTCCCATGCAGTGATGTACGCCCCCACCCCAGGGCTGGCCGACGGCAGCCTCACCGTGCTCAATGCCTTCTCCCAGGCACCTTCCGCCATGCAGGTTTCCCACGGACAGGTCCAGGAGCAAG GTGGAGTCCCCCAGGTGTTCCTGACTGCACCCTCAGGAACTGTGCAAATCCCAGTGTCTGCCGTCCAGCTTCATCAG ATGGCAGTGATTGGGCAgcaggcaggcagcagcagcaatttgacAGAACTACAGGTGGTGAACCTGGATGCAACAACGCACAGCACCAAGAGTGAATGA